CATGTTAGTGATGGTAGGAATTGGCATAATAAGCACCTTCAACACAATTCTGTTGTTAGGGAAAGCCAAAGCTAAGAGGAGGGAAGCATGATGGTCCCTATATGGCTTATTTCTATCGCTGGGATAGCGATTATTGCAATCTTGGTTGGTATTGTAGCAGTATGGAAAATAGTCAAAGAGAGAAGGTCGGGGGATCCTCTACAAGATGAACGTACACAAAAAATCAATGGAAAGGCAGCATATTATACTGTTATCATAGGCGTTTATTTCATGTTGGGACTTTCATGGGTGCTTTTTATCGGTAAAATAGTATTAGGTTATATTATTTTAGAAGCGATGCCTGCACTAATAATATCAACCTTGGTATTCATTCTATCTTTCCTTGGACTACGTTGGTACTTCAACAGAAAAGGAGACATTTAATGTCATTTAAAACAAGAATGAAGGAACTCAGGGCAAGATATGATATGACGCAAGAAGACTTGGCAAAAGCGGTTGGGGTAAGAAGAGAAACGATACTCTATCTAGAAAAAGGTAGATACAACCCTTCATTGAAACTAGCGTACGATGTAGCTAAAGCCTTAAGAACAACTTTAGATGGCTTGTTCATTTTTGAAGAAGAAGACTCCAGAGAGTTTTAGTTGACTTGGAAGGGTAACAAACTAAGCTAAGGCCTT
This window of the Candidatus Methylarchaceae archaeon HK02M2 genome carries:
- a CDS encoding DUF2178 domain-containing protein — encoded protein: MMVPIWLISIAGIAIIAILVGIVAVWKIVKERRSGDPLQDERTQKINGKAAYYTVIIGVYFMLGLSWVLFIGKIVLGYIILEAMPALIISTLVFILSFLGLRWYFNRKGDI
- a CDS encoding helix-turn-helix transcriptional regulator, with amino-acid sequence MSFKTRMKELRARYDMTQEDLAKAVGVRRETILYLEKGRYNPSLKLAYDVAKALRTTLDGLFIFEEEDSREF